In Phyllobacterium zundukense, one DNA window encodes the following:
- a CDS encoding DUF1289 domain-containing protein, which produces MNSIESPCILVCAIDIKTGYCFGCGRTREEIGAWSIMSPENRRTIMAGLPARLETVERRPRRETRRSRMAREKQQEV; this is translated from the coding sequence ATGAATTCCATCGAGTCACCCTGCATTCTCGTCTGCGCTATCGATATCAAGACCGGCTATTGCTTCGGTTGCGGGCGCACGCGCGAGGAAATCGGCGCCTGGTCGATCATGTCACCGGAAAATCGTCGCACCATCATGGCTGGCTTGCCTGCCCGGCTTGAAACGGTCGAGCGGCGGCCGCGCCGCGAAACACGGCGAAGCCGAATGGCTCGCGAAAAGCAGCAGGAGGTTTGA
- the dusA gene encoding tRNA dihydrouridine(20/20a) synthase DusA, translated as MIDWTDRHCRAFHRQFTRHALLYTEMVVADAAIHGNRERILGFAEGEHPVAVQLGGSDPAKLAEAARIGEAMGYQEINLNVGCPSDRVQSGTFGACLMQTPSVVAVCVHAMKQAVALPVTVKCRIGVDDQDTVVALDELAQGVFNAGADALWVHARKAWLKGLSPKENRDIPPLDYDRVYRLKRQNPSQFIGINGGIQTLGEAVEHLNHVDGVMLGRAVYNNPMLLLDVDATVYGSKDASSSLDAIIDHMCDYADAHIARGGRLSHITRHMVGLFHGAPGARRWRQILSTDANQANADSAVIRRAYGVIQTSFADEAA; from the coding sequence ATGATCGACTGGACGGACCGGCATTGCCGCGCCTTCCATCGGCAGTTCACGCGCCATGCATTGCTCTATACCGAAATGGTGGTTGCCGATGCCGCGATCCATGGCAATCGCGAGAGGATTCTTGGGTTTGCGGAAGGCGAGCATCCCGTTGCCGTGCAGCTGGGTGGGTCCGATCCAGCCAAATTGGCTGAAGCCGCGCGTATCGGTGAGGCCATGGGCTATCAGGAAATCAATCTTAATGTCGGCTGCCCATCCGACCGTGTTCAATCGGGCACGTTCGGTGCTTGCCTCATGCAGACGCCGAGTGTCGTTGCTGTATGTGTGCACGCAATGAAGCAGGCGGTCGCACTTCCGGTGACGGTCAAGTGCCGCATAGGTGTCGACGATCAGGATACGGTAGTGGCCCTCGACGAACTCGCCCAAGGTGTTTTCAACGCCGGAGCCGATGCGTTGTGGGTTCATGCGCGCAAGGCCTGGCTCAAGGGGCTTTCGCCGAAGGAAAACCGCGATATTCCGCCGCTGGACTATGATCGCGTCTATCGTCTGAAACGGCAAAATCCGAGTCAATTCATCGGGATCAATGGCGGTATTCAGACGCTCGGTGAAGCAGTTGAGCATTTGAATCATGTAGATGGCGTCATGCTTGGCCGCGCTGTCTACAACAATCCGATGCTGTTGCTCGATGTCGATGCCACGGTTTATGGCAGCAAGGACGCCTCATCCTCGCTCGATGCGATCATCGATCATATGTGCGACTATGCGGACGCGCACATTGCGCGGGGCGGGCGGCTGTCGCACATCACGCGGCACATGGTTGGCCTGTTTCATGGGGCACCCGGCGCCCGGCGCTGGCGTCAGATACTGTCGACCGATGCCAATCAAGCTAACGCTGATAGCGCTGTTATTCGCCGGGCGTATGGGGTAATTCAGACCTCGTTCGCTGATGAGGCGGCTTAG
- the cobS gene encoding adenosylcobinamide-GDP ribazoletransferase, with the protein MELVKETMRALAFLSRLPVSPRWFVGYSGSLHDTVRGFPLAGVLIALPASIVLLVAVALDLPEIATALFVIVALIITTGALHEDGLADVADGFYGGNSVERRLEIMKDSAIGSYGTLALIISVLMKTALLATIVDRVGPFQAFVVVVGTEAASRATLVKFWQSLPSARAGGVADQAGIPNAEDANFALFLGAAVLAISYGTAGGLLAVIIAAFLTALVYLGFLGLCRETIGGQTGDTLGAMQQLATISLLLGLVIAV; encoded by the coding sequence ATGGAATTGGTCAAGGAGACGATGCGGGCGCTAGCCTTTCTCTCGCGCCTGCCCGTCTCGCCGCGCTGGTTCGTCGGATACAGTGGTTCTCTTCATGACACGGTGCGCGGCTTTCCTTTGGCGGGCGTTCTCATCGCCCTGCCCGCATCGATCGTATTGCTCGTCGCGGTTGCGCTCGATCTGCCTGAAATCGCCACCGCGTTGTTTGTGATCGTGGCCTTGATCATTACCACCGGCGCGCTGCACGAGGACGGACTGGCCGATGTCGCCGACGGCTTCTACGGCGGGAATTCGGTAGAGCGACGGCTCGAAATCATGAAAGACTCGGCAATCGGTTCCTATGGCACACTCGCCTTGATTATTTCCGTCCTTATGAAAACAGCACTGTTGGCGACGATTGTCGATAGAGTTGGTCCATTCCAAGCGTTTGTTGTCGTAGTTGGAACAGAGGCTGCAAGCCGGGCGACGCTTGTCAAATTCTGGCAGAGCCTGCCCTCCGCGCGAGCCGGCGGCGTTGCTGACCAGGCAGGAATCCCAAATGCTGAAGACGCCAATTTTGCCCTGTTCCTCGGTGCGGCCGTCCTTGCGATCAGCTATGGCACGGCGGGCGGACTATTGGCCGTCATCATTGCCGCATTTCTGACCGCACTCGTCTACCTCGGCTTTTTAGGGCTATGTCGGGAGACGATCGGCGGTCAAACAGGCGATACATTGGGCGCAATGCAGCAGCTCGCGACAATTTCACTTCTGCTCGGGCTTGTCATTGCAGTTTAA
- a CDS encoding PRC-barrel domain-containing protein: protein MIKTLIAATACVALMSGTALSQTAPAPAETPAPLTVTNKELFKPMAAAPATPDVSSLTKASEGQILASGFLGKAVYNGDGDNAETIGKLNDLVIGPDGMVQAAIIGVGGFLGVGEKDVAMAPAQLKVSTRSDGNSWLVVNTTKDQLSAAPEFDRSANFTEGIADPMKTSATKPDASAPALPETPAK from the coding sequence ATGATCAAAACTCTCATCGCAGCCACGGCGTGCGTGGCACTCATGTCCGGCACCGCGTTGAGTCAGACAGCGCCTGCACCGGCAGAAACCCCGGCTCCCCTTACGGTGACAAACAAGGAATTGTTCAAACCGATGGCAGCGGCTCCGGCGACCCCGGACGTTTCATCGCTAACCAAGGCTTCCGAGGGGCAGATACTTGCTTCCGGGTTCCTCGGCAAGGCCGTCTATAACGGCGATGGCGATAACGCCGAGACGATTGGCAAGCTCAACGACTTGGTGATTGGCCCCGATGGTATGGTCCAAGCAGCTATTATCGGTGTTGGCGGGTTCCTTGGCGTTGGCGAAAAGGATGTCGCTATGGCACCTGCCCAGCTTAAAGTCTCCACCCGCAGTGATGGCAACAGTTGGCTGGTAGTCAACACCACCAAAGATCAGCTCAGCGCTGCTCCAGAGTTTGACCGATCCGCCAATTTCACGGAGGGGATTGCAGATCCGATGAAAACGAGCGCGACCAAGCCTGATGCATCTGCGCCAGCCTTGCCGGAAACGCCAGCCAAATAA
- a CDS encoding DUF1254 domain-containing protein has protein sequence MASIRSKVSLLAILIAAATLNNDSIALAQSAFEVPKEITTPDKVESRIGTLEFKDGAPSAETAKKVFDALDFTRGLDAFLNSYGGASAYALQKGFQSIGADDNTVVLFPELMDSKSLFLTANADTVYYLAVVDLTKGPIVIEQPPRGLGTINDMWFQWIIDIGFPGPDRGEGGRYLIVPPGYTGQLPDSGFHVAHSKTNRVLYGARAFLTDNDPKPTVDLIKKHLKIYSYTPGGFGTSIATALGGNVRLEANPPVPETKFVEASGKAFNTVPPNDYSFFEMINENIQAEPADSYNPELAGQLAAIGIVKGKDFKPDDRMKKILTDAAAVGNAAGRVLNWRANEVPGWAYYPDSAWSSMLWEGGANFETPPPMITKEGLFDPLPPTGARTLNSKTAFYYGYTLDSPGMIMRLPRVGSQYLMGFVDADKRDLEGGKTYKVTLPKGIPAEAFWSFTVYDNQTRSMLDTPQRYPRAGSQSYPSPAAEADADGSTTIYFGPKQPEGVERSNWVQTMPDKGWFTILRLYSPLEPFFTKEWRLSEIEPVK, from the coding sequence ATGGCATCGATCCGAAGCAAGGTCTCATTACTGGCAATTCTTATCGCGGCAGCCACCTTGAACAACGACAGCATTGCCCTGGCTCAAAGTGCTTTCGAAGTACCCAAAGAGATCACCACGCCCGACAAGGTGGAATCCCGCATCGGTACTCTCGAATTCAAGGACGGAGCACCGAGCGCCGAAACGGCCAAGAAGGTATTCGACGCGCTTGATTTCACCCGCGGCTTGGACGCTTTCCTCAACAGTTACGGCGGTGCTTCGGCCTATGCTCTGCAAAAAGGATTCCAAAGCATCGGCGCAGACGACAATACGGTCGTCCTCTTTCCCGAATTGATGGATTCGAAGTCACTGTTCCTCACGGCTAACGCCGACACCGTCTACTACCTCGCCGTCGTTGACCTGACCAAAGGCCCCATCGTGATCGAACAGCCGCCGAGGGGGCTCGGCACCATCAACGACATGTGGTTCCAGTGGATCATCGACATCGGTTTTCCCGGTCCGGATCGCGGCGAAGGCGGCAGGTATCTGATCGTTCCGCCCGGCTATACCGGACAACTGCCGGACAGCGGCTTCCACGTTGCTCATTCGAAAACGAACAGGGTCCTTTACGGTGCCCGCGCTTTTCTCACGGACAATGACCCAAAGCCCACTGTCGATCTGATCAAGAAGCACCTCAAGATTTATTCCTACACACCCGGTGGCTTTGGCACGAGTATCGCCACGGCCCTTGGAGGCAACGTCAGGCTCGAAGCAAATCCCCCCGTTCCTGAAACAAAGTTCGTTGAAGCGAGCGGCAAGGCGTTCAATACTGTTCCTCCCAACGACTACTCGTTCTTCGAGATGATCAACGAAAACATTCAAGCCGAGCCGGCCGATTCCTACAATCCGGAACTTGCCGGACAACTGGCCGCCATTGGGATCGTCAAGGGCAAGGATTTCAAACCGGACGACCGAATGAAGAAAATCCTGACCGACGCCGCAGCTGTTGGCAACGCTGCCGGAAGGGTGCTGAACTGGAGAGCAAACGAGGTTCCCGGATGGGCCTACTATCCCGATTCTGCCTGGTCGAGCATGCTGTGGGAGGGCGGTGCGAACTTCGAAACCCCGCCGCCGATGATCACCAAGGAAGGTCTGTTTGACCCGTTGCCACCGACGGGCGCACGCACCCTCAACTCGAAAACGGCGTTCTACTACGGCTATACGCTCGATTCGCCGGGGATGATCATGCGGCTTCCCCGCGTTGGATCGCAGTATCTGATGGGTTTTGTCGATGCGGACAAAAGGGACCTCGAAGGCGGCAAAACGTACAAGGTGACGCTGCCCAAGGGCATCCCGGCAGAGGCATTCTGGTCGTTCACCGTTTACGACAACCAGACGCGTTCAATGCTTGACACACCACAGCGCTATCCGCGTGCGGGCAGCCAGAGCTATCCGTCACCCGCTGCCGAAGCCGATGCAGACGGTTCGACCACAATCTATTTCGGCCCGAAGCAACCGGAGGGTGTGGAACGCAGCAACTGGGTTCAGACGATGCCGGACAAGGGTTGGTTCACGATCCTGCGCCTCTACAGCCCGCTGGAGCCGTTTTTCACCAAAGAATGGCGCTTAAGCGAAATTGAGCCCGTCAAATAA
- a CDS encoding cytochrome b has product MSATAYSPIQKALHWTLFILILAIYGLTYGDSLFQRGDPTRDLAWWLHISFGLLLAGLVLWRVGLRLSKGAPRLPSSMGDAEQALAKAAHLALYALLIAIPLLGILLTWFRGDALSFFGWFTIPAPFSPDRDLARSIKGLHNLFANGILIIVGIHGFAALWHHFVRKDDILKRMLPAKSNLSPEPQNIQPSSPD; this is encoded by the coding sequence ATGTCCGCCACAGCATACTCGCCCATTCAAAAGGCGCTGCACTGGACACTCTTCATTCTTATACTTGCCATATATGGTCTGACGTACGGCGATAGTTTGTTTCAACGAGGTGATCCAACGAGGGATCTCGCATGGTGGTTGCATATCTCATTTGGCCTATTGCTGGCTGGATTAGTGTTGTGGCGAGTTGGATTGCGATTGTCTAAAGGTGCGCCAAGACTTCCCTCGTCGATGGGTGACGCTGAACAAGCTCTTGCCAAGGCTGCACACCTCGCGCTCTACGCGCTGCTGATAGCCATTCCCTTGCTCGGAATTCTGTTGACCTGGTTTAGAGGTGACGCGCTGAGTTTCTTTGGTTGGTTCACCATCCCAGCACCCTTTTCGCCGGATCGCGATCTAGCCCGATCAATCAAGGGACTTCACAATCTCTTCGCCAACGGAATATTGATCATTGTAGGAATTCATGGCTTCGCAGCCCTTTGGCACCATTTTGTTCGCAAGGATGACATTCTGAAGCGCATGCTTCCAGCGAAGTCTAACCTCTCGCCTGAACCTCAAAATATACAACCATCCTCGCCGGATTGA
- a CDS encoding TIGR02281 family clan AA aspartic protease — protein sequence MSRLFWIIIALIGGTLLLLMANNDSGSTLGMANDDFARFAYMGIWGIVLASALLGSGIPLSHFLRSMAIWLIIILGLVAGYQYRYELQDVGHRITAGLIPGSPISNRDSDGLVTVTLAKADNGHFEVRGEVNGAAVPFMIDTGASSIVLSANDARRAGLNPDKLSYKTPITTANGTTTAANVTLDSIKIGAIERRNIRAMVTQDGRMDGSLLGMNFLNTLSGFSVRGDRLVLSD from the coding sequence ATGAGCCGCCTGTTCTGGATCATCATTGCACTCATCGGCGGCACTCTCCTTCTGCTGATGGCAAACAACGACAGCGGTTCCACGCTCGGCATGGCCAATGACGACTTTGCCCGCTTCGCCTACATGGGTATCTGGGGCATTGTCCTTGCCTCGGCTCTCCTCGGCTCCGGTATTCCGCTCAGCCATTTCCTGCGCAGCATGGCTATTTGGCTCATTATCATTCTGGGCCTCGTCGCAGGTTATCAATATCGTTATGAATTGCAGGATGTTGGCCACCGTATTACGGCGGGTTTGATTCCCGGCAGCCCAATCTCCAACCGCGATAGCGATGGTCTGGTTACCGTGACACTAGCCAAGGCGGACAATGGTCATTTCGAGGTCAGGGGCGAAGTGAATGGCGCGGCAGTGCCCTTCATGATCGATACGGGCGCATCGTCGATCGTGCTCTCCGCCAACGATGCGCGTAGAGCAGGCCTCAACCCAGACAAGCTTTCCTACAAAACACCGATCACGACTGCCAACGGCACGACCACGGCCGCGAATGTCACGCTGGACAGCATCAAGATCGGTGCCATTGAACGCCGCAATATCCGCGCGATGGTAACCCAGGATGGCCGTATGGACGGCAGCCTACTGGGCATGAATTTCTTGAACACGCTCAGTGGTTTTTCCGTGCGGGGCGACCGGCTGGTCCTGTCTGACTAA
- a CDS encoding DUF6894 family protein, with protein MPLFRFVFEEGAVLEDVTPIEFPDHKAAIVAAKKAARKTLMDVEGCDPTAWVVRIYNEPGELIRTVFVADLLRAKTR; from the coding sequence ATGCCGCTGTTTCGTTTTGTTTTTGAAGAGGGGGCTGTACTTGAAGACGTAACGCCAATCGAGTTCCCCGATCATAAAGCAGCGATTGTTGCCGCCAAAAAGGCAGCAAGAAAGACCCTGATGGATGTAGAAGGATGCGATCCGACCGCTTGGGTGGTTCGCATATACAACGAGCCTGGTGAACTTATCAGAACCGTATTTGTCGCGGACCTGTTGAGAGCCAAGACCAGGTAG
- a CDS encoding nuclear transport factor 2 family protein, protein MDIRSALTELCEAFNAHDLDRIMTFFSDDCVLEMPRGSMSWGSRFEGKRNVREALAARFEGLPDVHYGNEEHFVDLAADTGISKWTLTGTTREGARMEVHGCDFYTFRDGKVIRKDSYWKIVE, encoded by the coding sequence ATGGACATTCGATCTGCACTGACGGAGCTATGTGAGGCCTTCAACGCACACGATCTTGATCGGATCATGACGTTCTTTTCTGACGATTGTGTCTTGGAGATGCCAAGGGGCAGCATGTCTTGGGGTTCTCGTTTCGAGGGCAAACGGAACGTACGAGAAGCGCTGGCAGCCCGCTTTGAAGGCCTGCCTGATGTCCACTACGGCAACGAGGAGCATTTTGTGGATTTGGCGGCCGATACCGGCATCTCAAAATGGACCCTCACAGGCACCACCCGCGAGGGGGCGAGAATGGAGGTCCACGGTTGTGACTTCTACACGTTTCGCGACGGCAAGGTGATCCGCAAGGACTCATATTGGAAAATCGTGGAGTAA